One window from the genome of Diorhabda sublineata isolate icDioSubl1.1 chromosome 10, icDioSubl1.1, whole genome shotgun sequence encodes:
- the LOC130449673 gene encoding glomulin, which translates to MSGESDSDFVKSVEELLKSGRTLEAISLFHAKEHTTKVKNNSWDLVPVLSKHSVTYTEDGNINAEVFQCCKELLNSIADISNPEEALLQFIEEVEESDNDIKFVMMLDPLRKILMRIPNKKLISIAWGFNAVHNYLKKYPVPESENLEGKEKLLLDNSEETRNINKLYINLVQFYQLLKDMFPVEDKNSEEKKIKLEFLITLLGRPLVYLDIEIFNAIKNRARISSEILVTQVFEICRDPVALLQTKDDNTDCVYKLCDLGLASLYYQVFVEEICINEIPKVYEAIYFCQNSLHLVTILLNTNHQIVIEKGLKLAMKLLQHIRYRKLSYLLLDSEDHKKFFKALFNIIIYNEVVSLRKSGVEVYKTYLLSFENKGFYLLVNNLISDITHSSLRGYTITLYKDLVYREFSTKKHLNEMSCYVKGNKLFTLLKKFCFLDKKEESDLIELSDEIIATLNLLRYLSIRDSSNETKIWDFFPILEESYFQHLRKGIDLSRAHYKLKIEELRLNNSNKPNIDSDVNVIVKGKSLSKLSEEEKMQVLNSSLTVFDILDSLLCRLKECIEVERKVS; encoded by the coding sequence ATGTCCGGAGAAAGTGATAGTGATTTTGTGAAAAGTGTAGAAGAACTACTGAAATCTGGTCGTACGTTAGAAGCAATTTCACTATTTCATGCTAAAGAACATACAACCAAAGTAAAAAACAACTCGTGGGATCTTGTTCCCGTTCTCAGTAAACATTCAGTGACTTATACTGAAGATGGGAATATTAATGCCGAAGTATTTCAGTGTTGTAAAGAGCTTTTAAATTCAATAGCAGACATCTCGAATCCTGAAGAAGCTTTACTCCAATTCATTGAAGAAGTGGAAGAGAGTGACAATGATATTAAATTTGTTATGATGTTGGATccattaagaaaaattttaatgaggattccaaacaaaaaattaatatctatcGCTTGGGGATTTAATGCTGtacataattatttgaaaaagtatcCAGTGCCTGAAAGTGAAAACTTAGAAGGAAAAGAGAAATTATTACTGGACAATTCAGAAGAAACTCGTAATATCaacaaattgtatataaatCTTGTACAATTCTATCAACTGTTAAAAGATATGTTTCCAGTAGAAGATAAAAATagtgaagagaaaaaaattaaacttgaatttttgataacattATTAGGAAGACCTTTGGTTTATTTAGatatagaaattttcaatgCTATTAAAAACAGAGCAAGGATTTCCTCAGAAATTTTAGTTACCcaagtttttgaaatatgtcGAGATCCTGTAGCATTATTACAAACTAAAGATGACAATACTGattgtgtttataaattatgTGATTTAGGTCTAGCTTCTTTATACTATCAAGTATTTGTTGAAGAAATATGTATCAATGAGATACCCAAAGTTTATGAAGCcatatatttttgtcaaaatagttTGCATCTAGTTACTATTCTTTTAAATACTAATCACCAGATTGTTATTGAGAAAGGTCTTAAATTAGCAATGAAATTATTGCAGCATATTCGTTATAGAAAACTCTCTTACCTTTTGTTAGATTCTGAAgatcacaaaaaattttttaaagctttattcaacattattatttataatgaagttGTGTCTTTAAGAAAATCAGGTGTAGAGGTATATAAAAcgtatttattatcatttgaaaACAAAGGGTTTTACTTGTtagttaataatttgatatcagaTATAACTCATTCAAGTTTAAGAGGTTATACAATTACTTTGTATAAAGATCTAGTGTATAGAGAATTTTCCACTAAAAAACACTTAAATGAAATGTCTTGCTATGTAAAAGGTAACAAACTATTcactttactaaaaaaattttgttttctggaCAAAAAAGAGGAGAGTGACTTAATTGAATTATCAGATGAAATTATAGCTACTTTAAACCTTTTGAGATATTTATCGATAAGAGATTCctcaaatgaaacaaaaatttgggATTTCTTTCCTATTCTCGAAGAATCATATTTCCAGCATTTAAGAAAAGGTATAGATCTATCTAGAGCTCATTACAAACTGAAAATTGAGGAACTACGTCTGAATAATTccaataaaccaaatattgacTCTGATGTGAATGTTATAGTAAAAGGCAAGAGTTTATCTAAATTAAGTGAAGAAGAGAAAATGCAGGTTCTAAACTCATCTTTAActgtttttgatatattagatAGCCTTCTGTGTAGACTTAAGGAATGTATTGAGGTTGAAAGAAAAGTTTCTTGA
- the LOC130449672 gene encoding adenylate kinase isoenzyme 6 has product MAQTVPNVKRSVPNILITGTPGVGKSTLCAQLAEVTGLQWLEISKIAKDYNCLEEFDEVYQCPYLDEDKLLDGLEEVMCKGGNIVDYHCNELFPERWFDVVFVLRADNTVLYDRLTARGYTGKKLEDNVQCEIFQTILEEARASYKPEIVHELYSRTPNELQDNINRICLWIQNWLQDNST; this is encoded by the exons ATGGCACAAACTGTTCCAAATGTTAAACGTAGTGTACCAAATATATTGATAACAGGTACACCAGGTGTTGGAAAATCAACATTATGTGCACAATTGGCTGAAGTTACTGGTTTACAATGGTTGGAAATATCCAAGATAGCAAAAGATTATAATTGTTTAGAAGAATTTGATGAAGTGTATCAATGTCCCTatttag ATGAAGACAAGCTCCTAGATGGATTAGAAGAAGTCATGTGTAAGGGAGGAAATATCGTAGATTATCACTGCAATGAACTGTTTCCTGAACGTTGGTTTGATGTTGTATTCGTTTTAAGAGCAGATAACACAGTGTTATATGACAGGTTAACAGCAAGAGGATACAcaggaaaaaaattagaagacaATGTACAGtgtgaaatatttcaaactatattaGAAGAAGCAAGGGCGTCCTATAAGCCTGAAATAGTACATGAATTGTACAGTAGGACACCTAATGAGTTACAAGATAACATAAATAGGATATGTCTGTGGATACAAAATTGGTTGCAGGATAATTCTACTTGA
- the LOC130449671 gene encoding DNA/RNA-binding protein KIN17, giving the protein MGKKAEVGTPKYLANKMKAKGLQKLRWYCQMCQKQCRDENGFKCHTTSESHQRQLLLFADNSKRYIDDFSYEFAKGYMEILRRQFGTKRVNANKVYQEYIHDRDHVHMNGTRWVTLTGFVKWLGKTGQAVVDETEKGWFITYIDRSPETVEREEMKKKKQKMDKNDEEKQMEFVEKQIRLAQKQGPSVEPVYTELVRDNEEEVLKLDIKLKTDKQATPTPQNIFKIPPTVPTESKKRKLDDKKKSALDEIRELEESKREKQNRKDYWIAENIIVKVITRNLGEEYYKQKGIVKEVIDKYVAVVKLLDSGKKLKIDQEHLETVIPALGKLVKVVNGAYRGETATLCSVDEKNFCVEIEIYSGLLKGRKVKGVQYEDICKLNDH; this is encoded by the coding sequence ATGGGTAAAAAGGCGGAAGTAGGTACTCCTAAGTACCTTGCCAATAAAATGAAAGCAAAAGGTCTTCAAAAACTTAGATGGTATTGTCAGATGTGTCAAAAACAGTGCAGAGatgaaaatggttttaaatGTCACACCACATCTGAATCACATCAAAGGCAATTACTTTTATTTGCGGATAATTCTAAACGATACATAGATgatttttcatatgaatttgCGAAGGGCTATATGGAAATACTCCGCAGACAATTTGGAACCAAGAGAGTTAATGCAAATAAAGTATATCAGGAATACATTCATGACAGAGATCATGTACACATGAATGGTACCAGATGGGTTACCCTAACTGGTTTCGTTAAATGGCTAGGGAAAACAGGGCAAGCTGTTGTAGATGAAACAGAAAAAGGTTGGTTTATAACTTATATTGATAGGAGTCCTGAAACTGTAGAACgggaagaaatgaaaaagaaaaaacaaaaaatggataaaaatgatgaagaaaaacaaatggaatttgTAGAGAAACAAATACGGTTAGCCCAAAAACAAGGGCCATCTGTCGAACCTGTATATACAGAATTAGTCAGAGATAATGAAGAAGAGGTTTTGAAATTAGATATAAAGTTGAAAACTGATAAACAGGCAACACCAACcccacaaaatatttttaaaattccccCTACAGTACCTACAGAATCAAAGAAGAGGAAACTTGATGACAAGAAAAAATCTGCTCTAGATGAAATTAGGGAACTAGAAGAGAGtaaaagagaaaaacaaaatagaaaagacTATTGGATTGCTGAAAATATAATCGTAAAAGTAATTACAAGAAACTTGGGTGAAGAATACTATAAGCAAAAAGGAATAGTTAAAGAAGTTATAGATAAATATGTGGCAGTTGTAAAACTCTTAGACAGTggtaaaaagttgaaaattgatcaagaacatttagaaactgtGATACCAGCTTTAGGAAAATTAGTAAAAGTTGTAAATGGTGCTTATAGAGGAGAAACTGCTACATTGTGCAGTGtggatgaaaaaaatttttgtgttgaaaTAGAGATCTACAGTGGGTTGTTGAAGGGCAGAAAAGTTAAAGGGGTACAATATGAAGATATATGTAAATTAAACGATCATTAA
- the LOC130449676 gene encoding ubiquinone biosynthesis protein COQ9, mitochondrial isoform X1 yields the protein MSFVVVSISRRFNVKNVSRVWSSTRLFSSTTSSDQQSDGCYEEGIREKILEASLPFVPEYGWSKECISKGAQSIGYPGVIHGMFTKGGGDLIHYLQTSSNSKLVEFLKRYQNETQDKPIPPAEFAERAIQQRLRMIGPYIGKWPQAIAIMSLPPNVPNSLATLLTMVDDICYYAGDRSVDYNWYLRRIGIAGVYKATELYMIQDKSEKFQDTWIFLNKRLHEAVQLHDLLIKSESGTQMAKDTVQSVFITVSLTKYLQFVGIMSKKIVNIYFCTFF from the exons ATGTCTTTTGTGGTTGTTTCTATTTCTAGAAGATTTAATGTAAAAA atgttAGTAGAGTATGGTCCTCAACTCGTTTATTTTCATCTACGACATCTTCAGATCAACAAAGTGATGGTTGTTACGAAGAAGGTATAAGGGAGAAAATTTTAGAGGCCTCATTACCATTTGTACCAGAATATGGTTGGTCTAAGGAATGTATCAGTAAAGGAGCACAAAGTATTGGTTACCCTGGTGTCATACACGGAATGTTTACGAAGGGTGGTGGAGATTTAATTCATTATCTACAAACTAGTTCTAATTCTAAGTtagttgaatttttaaaaagg TATCAAAATGAAACTCAGGATAAGCCCATTCCTCCTGCGGAGTTTGCTGAGAGAGCTATCCAGCAACGTTTAAGGATGATTGGTCCCTATATTGGAAAATGGCCTCAGGCTATAGCTATTATGTCTTTACCCCCTAACGTACCTAATAGTTTAGCAACATTGTTAACTATGGTAGACGATATATGTTATTATGCAGGTGACAGATCAGTAGAT tataATTGGTATTTGAGAAGAATAGGAATAGCTGGTGTGTATAAAGCTACCGAATTGTATATGATTCAAGATAAATCCGAGAAATTTCAAGATACCTGGATATTTCTCAATAAAAGATTACATGAAGCTGTACAATTACACGATTTGCTAATTAAATCGGAAAGCGGTACGCAAATGGCAAAAGATACTGTTCAATCAGTTTTTATTACGGTAAGTttgacaaaatatttacaatttgttggaataatgtcaaaaaaaatcgtaaatatttatttttgtacctTTTTCTAA
- the LOC130449676 gene encoding ubiquinone biosynthesis protein COQ9, mitochondrial isoform X2, with translation MSFVVVSISRRFNVKNVSRVWSSTRLFSSTTSSDQQSDGCYEEGIREKILEASLPFVPEYGWSKECISKGAQSIGYPGVIHGMFTKGGGDLIHYLQTSSNSKLVEFLKRYQNETQDKPIPPAEFAERAIQQRLRMIGPYIGKWPQAIAIMSLPPNVPNSLATLLTMVDDICYYAGDRSVDYNWYLRRIGIAGVYKATELYMIQDKSEKFQDTWIFLNKRLHEAVQLHDLLIKSESGTQMAKDTVQSVFITARNILGLNWTR, from the exons ATGTCTTTTGTGGTTGTTTCTATTTCTAGAAGATTTAATGTAAAAA atgttAGTAGAGTATGGTCCTCAACTCGTTTATTTTCATCTACGACATCTTCAGATCAACAAAGTGATGGTTGTTACGAAGAAGGTATAAGGGAGAAAATTTTAGAGGCCTCATTACCATTTGTACCAGAATATGGTTGGTCTAAGGAATGTATCAGTAAAGGAGCACAAAGTATTGGTTACCCTGGTGTCATACACGGAATGTTTACGAAGGGTGGTGGAGATTTAATTCATTATCTACAAACTAGTTCTAATTCTAAGTtagttgaatttttaaaaagg TATCAAAATGAAACTCAGGATAAGCCCATTCCTCCTGCGGAGTTTGCTGAGAGAGCTATCCAGCAACGTTTAAGGATGATTGGTCCCTATATTGGAAAATGGCCTCAGGCTATAGCTATTATGTCTTTACCCCCTAACGTACCTAATAGTTTAGCAACATTGTTAACTATGGTAGACGATATATGTTATTATGCAGGTGACAGATCAGTAGAT tataATTGGTATTTGAGAAGAATAGGAATAGCTGGTGTGTATAAAGCTACCGAATTGTATATGATTCAAGATAAATCCGAGAAATTTCAAGATACCTGGATATTTCTCAATAAAAGATTACATGAAGCTGTACAATTACACGATTTGCTAATTAAATCGGAAAGCGGTACGCAAATGGCAAAAGATACTGTTCAATCAGTTTTTATTACG gcTCGCAATATACTAGGACTCAACTGGACTAGATAG